Genomic window (Staphylococcus debuckii):
AATTTTTTTGAAGAAATTTAAAAAAATAACAGCAAAGTATCAAACTGTGTGTTTTACAGTTGATATACCTTACTGTTAATTGCTTTTACATCTCAGTTCTACCTTCTATAGCACGTGATAATGTGACTTCGTCTGCATATTCTAGATCTCCGCCAACTGATAAACCTTGTGCTAGGCGTGTAACTTTAATTCCTATCGGTTTAACAAGTCTAGAAATATACATTGCTGTAGATTCGCCTTCTAGATTCGGATTCATTGCGAGAATCAACTCTTTTACTTCATCATCTTTTAAGCGTTCGATTAATGAGGGAATATTGATATCTTCTGGTCCTATGCCATCCATTGGCGAAATTGCACCATGCAAGACATGGTATAAGCCTTTATATTCGCGCATCTTTTCCATAGCTATTACATCTTTATCATCTTCAACTACACAGATTACGGAGCGGTCACGCTGTTTATCTTGGCAGATATAACATGGATCTTCTTCTGTAATATGTCCGCACACACTGCAATACGTCAATTCGCGTTTCACATCTACTAAGGCTTTCGCAAATTGTACGACGTCATCTTCTTGCATATCTAATACATGAAAAGCCAGACGTTGTGCCGTCTTTGGCCCAATGCCTGGCAATTTCATGAAACTATCGATAAGTTTCGAAATCGGTTCAGGATAATGCATCAGTTATCACATTCCAGGAATGTTCAAGCCTTTAGTGTGTTTGCCTAAACGTTCTGATGTTAGTTCATCTGCTTTGTTCATCGCTTCGTTTGTAGCTGCTAACACTAAGTCTTGAAGCATTTCAACATCGTCTGGATCAACTGCTTCTTCGTCAATCACTACGTCTACTACTTCTTTATGGCCAGTTACAACAACTTTAACCATACCGCCGCCTGCTGAACCTTCTACTTTTTCATCTTTTAATTTTTCTTGCTCTTCAGCCATTTTCTTTTGCATTTTTTGCATTTGTTTCATCATTTGTTGCATATTTCCGCCACCGCGCATAATATATTTCCTCCTTGATTCTTTGTTTGTAATTTAATGTTCTTAAGTCTGCTGACATGAATTTTCTATTCTTTAGGGTGGTTCTTCTTTCCTAATAATCTTATTTTACTATTATATGGTAGAAACTCGTCCCACGTCATTTCACATCAGTATTGATATAGTGAATTATAACATATCGGCATAGTGTCTTTCGACAATATTAATCCTCATCTGTAAGGTGAACTGTCTCCTCGCCGAACATGTCTTTAGCTTTCTGCACAATATCCACTTCTTTGGACTGCTCTGGTTCGTTAGCGTCCTCTCCTGTTTGATTGCTTCCGCCTCTTTTACGGTTCTTGATATATTCAGAACGTACTTGCAGCCATTGATCCGCTGGCACGCCGACCACCGAAACATTTTTATTAATGATATTACGTACAACTTCTTCTAAACTGCCACGTTTTTCATCATCATCATTCACAATTTCACAATGAATTTCCGCTTCAAATTGCACTAACACGCTTTTTTCGCTTGCAGCTACAGGTATAGAATTCTGTAATAAGCTGACCAAGGCTTTTTGATTGTGATTTTTAGCGTGATCAATGACTTCTTGCCAATGATCTTTCAAGAGTTTGATATCTTCTTTATTCGCATTATCTAGCACTTTAGCAATTTGAGTCATAGAATAAGAGTTCTTGCTTCTGCGACGTCCGCGTGAATTACTTTTTTGCTTAGGCGGAGTATTAGTCGTTGTCACCCCGTGTTGTTTCAATGCATTCAACTCTTGTTCTAAGTGTTCCAAACGTTGCAGCAAGGCACTATTCACATCGTTATTTTGCTGAACAGGTTGGGGTTCAGCCGATGCTTGATGCGCATTAGCAGAATGCATATCAGTGTTCGCTAAAGGCGCGTTACCTTCTTTAATCAACTCAGCCATTTTGACCAACAACACTTCAAAGTGTACATTCTGATTTACACTGAAACGCACAGATACTAATGTATCATTGATTAAATCAATCATTTTATATAGTGTATCTAAATCAAACGCCATCAATGCGTCATATTCTGTTTCTCGCTGTGCTGTTTTATTCATAATGGTATCGCGTACAAAATAAATCAAATCATTAATTAAACGATTCACTTCTTTACCTTCAGCGATAAATTGATGGTAGCGCGCAAATGCATCTTTAACTTGACCGTTGGCTACATCATTCAATAAGGCATTTAATGAAGCTTCATCTACACTGCCAGTCACATTCAAAGCATCTTGCAAGGTTAAATGTTCATCGCCGAATGCAATAGCTTGGTCCATGATACTTAATGCATCACGCATGCCGCCTTCAGAAGCTTTTGCAATGAAAGCAATCGCTTCTTCGTCGTACTCAATATGCTGCGATTCTGCTACGTAACGTAAACGTTCGATAATTTGCTCTAAACCAATAGCTTTAAAATCAAAACGTTGCGCTCTTGAAATAATAGTAGGAGGAATCTTATGAGGCTCTGTAGTCGCCAGAATAAAAATAGCATGTGCCGGCGGTTCTTCTAGGGTTTTCAGCAAGGCATTGAATGCACCTGTTGTCAGCATATGGACCTCATCTATAATGTAGACTTTATATTTTGATTGCGATGGTGCGTATTTCACTTTATCACGGATATTTCTAATTTCGTCGACCCCATTGTTGCTCGCCGCATCGATTTCAATGACATCTGAATTAGAACCTTGCGTAATACTCTTACAAATATCACATTCATTACAGGGTTCTCCGTCTACACTATTAGGGCAATTAATGGCTTTCGCAAAAACCTTCGCAATACTTGTCTTCCCTGTCCCTCTTGGACCGCTGAAGATGTATGCATGCGATTGTTTACCTTTAGCAATAGCATTACGGAGCGTCTTGGTTACATGCTCTTGACCGACCACATCGTCGAAACTTTGAGGACGGTACATTCTATATAAAGCTTGATAGTTCACTTACTTTCGCACCTCCGAATACAAATCATCATTATTATAGCATGCCAAGTTAACTGAACGCGATGATACAATTTATATCTCTTAGATATTCTCTAAAATCAACTTGCCTTGGGGGCAGGTGTCCAAACTCTCCCATAATAATATGATACTGAATTGATTGATATCTTCATTGTCTGGTACTTCTACTGCACACTCTGAAAGGGGATCAAATCCTAAAGACTGAAAATATTCTGGTTCCCCTTCTACTATAATTTCATTGTAGCCCGCTTCTTTAGCCCGGCTCTCTGCGGCTTCAACCAGCGCTTTACCGATGCCGTACTCTCTAAAGTCTTCTTTTACCGAAAGGGATTTAATCATCAGCGGATGTTGCAAGTCTTCTCCGTTCACAATCATTTCTTCCATTAAGAGTATATGACCTACGATTTCATCTTCGTCTGTGCGTGCTATCATTTCGAAGTCTGGGTTGTAGGTCGGAATGCGTCTCAATCTGCGCAGGCTGTCTTCGTAATATTCTCCTTCGAATAAACCTTCGCTGTCTTTCTTATCTTTCAGGTGCGCGATAATCGCGTAGTCGTTCTCTGTCACAGTTCCTAGTAAGATTTGCATAAAATCCCTCCATTGAATTGGGCAAAGTATTAGGTACATTATAACGTAATTTGTAGTTTTCGCTTATGATTAAGGTTCTGACCTTGCATTCTTTCCTCAAACGTCTTAGACTTTTATCAATGAATGTAAATTTTGTAAATTTATTGTTAAAAATGTGGTAAGATATTGAGTAATTACTATTTTGAACTTGAATTCCATATCTGCTGAGGGAGGCGATGTGATTGGTTATCAAAAATAAAGCTTATACTATTTTGGGGATAGTGTTTATGGTGCTGTGCCTAGCAAGTTTCGCCACAATGCATAATGTTTGGATGATTATTCCAGGATTTGTCTGTGGTGTCCTTTTCTTAGCATTCGGCCTGCACTTCAAAGATAGAAAAGAAATGCAAAAAGATAAATTGCGCAAGCATGAATTACAGAGTGAATATCGAATTTAAGAAGCTGAGACATTACTTTGTCCCAGCTTTTTTCATATTTAATATTCCATTTTGCGTTGTTTACGTCCATGCAAGAGATAGTAGAGTCCGATTACTAAAATCAACAATACGGCCATGGCAAAATAAAGGTTGCGATAGCCGAAACTGCCAATGACAATTCCGAGTATTGTCGGTCCTGCTCCCGCTCCTAAGTCAGCAAAGATATAGAATGTTGAAGTTGCCAAGCCTATTTTTTCTGGAGGTGAAGCCTGCAGCGCAATAGTTTGGAAAGATGGAATCAAGGTACCGTAACCAATACCGATGAAAATGGCTGAGATTAAAAGCACCCAGCTTGTATGCGCGACTGCTAATAATGCCAATCCAATTACGAAGATTACCAGCGTAGGATAAACCACTTTATTGGCGCCATAGTTATCGAATACTTTGCCTGTTATCGGACGTACAATAAAGGTACTTAAGGCATAAACGACAAAGAAGAAGCTGGCTGCCGCCGCAAGTCCGATATGTGCTGCGTAGGAATCCAAGAATGCAAGCACGCTAGAGTAAGCAATTCCTACAAACACGATAACAATAGAAATCGGTACTGCTTGTTTTTGGAAAAATTGTGCCAATCCTTTAGGCTGTGCCTCTCTCTGTTCTTCCTTTTTCACAGAAGGTTGTCTGATATTTGAAATAAACAATGCGAGAATTGCTGCTAATACAATACAGATCAAGCAGACAATAAAGTTGCTTTGAAAGTTCAACTTCTGGTTGATTAAGATGCCTAAAAAAGGACCTATTGCGGATGCGACTGTCGTACTGAGCGCGTAGTAACCTATGCCCTCGCCTTTGCGGTCATCCGGAACAATGGTAGAAGAATAAGTTCCTGTAGTGGTAGAGGACATGCCGAATGCGATACCGTGTATCAAACGCACAATCATTAAGACTAGCAAGCTGTGTATTAAGAAATACAAGCCGATTGCTACAAATGAGAAAATCAAACCGAAGAAGAGTGTTTTCTTCAAATTTAAACGATCAATATATTTCCCAGTAAATAAACGTCCAAACAGCATACCAATGATAAATATACCTGCTGCTAGACCGCCCATCGTTTCATTCGCATGAAAAGTATTAATGGTAAATGCAGTAACTGTAACGATTAAAGCGTAATGAATAATATACATGAGGAAGTTAATGATGGTAATGAAAATAAAATCTTTCGTCCATAAATTGCGATACATACATTTCGCGCTCCCTTTAATAATTTCTATTAATTTAATATCTCTAGTATATTGATAAACAATACTAATGTATAATGGAGATTATTAATGAATACATTAGTGTTACTTATGTAATGAAAGGATAAAACAATTGAACTTTATTCAACTGCATCACGTTAAAACAATACATGAGACCGGTTCTATCACCAAAGCCGCTCATCTTCTGCATATTACGCAATCTGCTCTTAGCCAATCGATTTCAAACTTAGAAACAGAATTAGATATTCAACTATTCAAACGTCAAAAAAGCGGGACGACTTTAACAGAGCAAGGTCGCCAAATATTTCCTATTATGATGGATTTAATCGATCAAGAAACCTTGTTATATGATAAGATTCAATCCTTGAACGCTGAAATGGAAGGCTCGCTGTCGATTGCGACAATTCCTAGTTTGTTCATGACGATTGTTCCTGGCGTGCTGTCAGTTTTTAAAAAAGATAACCCTAATATAGAGGTGCATATTGTAGAAGCTGAAAACGATGAGATTAAGCAGCTGGTGGCGGCGGGAGAAGCGGATATCGGCTTGTATTCAATACTGAACGAGGATGACTTGGAGGTGGCAGAAACACAATATACACCATTATTTTCTAGTGCCTTCACTGCAATTGTTCCTAAAGATTCAAAGCTGGCTTATTTAAAAAAATTATCCTTAGAGGATATCAAATCTTTTCCTTTTATCTTGTATGATCGTACTTTTTATAAGAAAAATATTCAGAAGTTCGAAGCGGCCAATGGTCCTATCAACTTGTTATTTTCTACCGATAATGTCGGTGTACTATTCAACTCTGTAGCTGAAGGACTCGGAATCAGTATCTTGTCTGACTTGATGGTACAAAACACACCTTTTTATCAGCGCAATATGATTACTACTGTTCCGATTGGCGCTCCTTTCAATCAAATGATCGAGTTCGGTGTGCTGCACCTGCAACATTCTGATAAGGATAAACTGATTGCAGAATTCAAGAATTATTTAGCGGAAGCTGCGGATAGATTGATATGAGAGCTGAGGAGGGGGCGCTAAGTTTGGCGCTTTCTGGACACTTCTTGAAAATTTGTGTCTAGATTCCGGGGTTTTCTAGACACTTCTCAAAAATTTGTGTCCAGATTCGGGGCTTTTCTGGACACTTCTCAATAACTTGTGTCTAGATTCCGGCACTTTCTAGACACTTCCCGATAACTTGTGTCTAGATTCCGGCCTTTTCTGGACACTTCCCAAAAACTTGTGTCTAGATTCCGGCGCTTTCTAGACACTTCTCGAAAACTTGTGTCCAGATTCGGGCGCTTTCTAGACACTTCTCAATAACTTGTGTCTGGATTCCCTACTAATTCATCATCCCGCCCATAAATCTTCGCATTAAAAAAGGAAATCAAGGGTTGCGCTCCCTCAATTTCCTACTTCGCTTCTATGTATAAAAATGAATATAAAAATACCGCGCAACTTTGCTTCGAATGTGTATCATGAACGTTACCAAAGTCGACAGCTAAATCTCGGCTACCCTACGGCACATATGAGAATCCACTTAATGCTGCTTCCGTCAGGACCTGACATGATTCATGGGTTCATATTGCATAGGACCGAAATCTTCAAACACCTCGTGCTTTGGGCAGACTTCACAAGTACACACCCTAGGCAAAGTATTCAGTCTCGCATAAGCGGATTTCGAGAACAGGGAACCGCTACCTCCCCACCTAGCACGGCAAGATATATCATACTATATTTAAAGGTCGTAATGCAAGCTTTAACGATTTGTAAATTTCGTGAATTTTAAGTTCCCTCTATTAAAAAGAAAGCCTTGAAGAGCTAGCCTCTATTTAAGGTTTCGTTTGCTCGATTTTTTGATAAGCATATTTAGAATAAGCGAAAGGTATTGCCCCGCCAACTAATGCGAATATTAATAAAGCTGTGATATTATTGATTGCTCGGAATAAAGCTAAAATGAGTAATAGGAAGCCTACTACAATAAACAAACGTGAAGTAAATCGATGCGTTCTTTTCCATACCGCTTCACTAGCTTTCGTCCACTGATTTCGAATACCCATATTCTCAGCGTTAACCGGAACAATTTGTAAATAGTTCCCCCATAAAATTAATAAGAAACTAAGAATTAATATTCCTATAAAATGATTCATAATATTGTATCCAAGTGCATGAAAAATCATTAATATACTCAATAGATACATAAAACTTTGCACCATAGGATTCCAAAAAGCCGTATCGAAGCTTACATTACCAAACTTCTTATGATATTTATCACGTTTAGCATTTCTTTTGATTACGCTATAACTCACTATCATGATTAATATTATGACGATAGGTGCAGTAACCTTATTCAAATATAAATCCAGTTGATTCTGGTTATTGTAATGTAACGGTATGGTCCACGGTAAAAACGGCATAAATATTATCCACGTTGCTACCGTTAAAATAATCATAGCTAAGCCGAAATGTTCAAATTTTTTTGTACCAACTTCAACTTCTTTCATTTCAAACCCCTTCCTAATCTTGTTTAAATTGAATAATCCATTTAATCACTTCTTCAAAAACAGATAGGTTCAAGTGATAATACAAATATTTTCCTTTTCGTTCTGAGTAAATTAAATCGTTCAATCTAAGTATTTTAAGGTGCTGTGAAACACTCGCTTGACTCATATCGAAATGCTCGGCAATTTCGCTAGCTGTCAATTTCTGTTCTTTCAACATTTCTAGAATAGATCTTCTAGTCGAATCTGACAGTGCTTTGAAGATATCTCTCATTAAATTTCCTACCTTCATTTAATCATTTAAGAATATACTTAAATGTTATCGATAAAAATTGCCGAAGTCAAATTTGATAAATAATCTGCATTTGTATAATGTAAAAGACCAACTCATGATAAGTTTCACGAATTGGTCTTTGTTTCATCTTCTTGAAAAATCTACGAATCTGAAATCTGTCGCAATATGCTTTGCGACATTATATTGGAATTTTGTCATATCTTTCAAATGTACGACTCCGCGGACGGTTGCTGTGTATGGCGGATTGATCTCGCCGAATGCTTCATATTCTTGTTCTGAAAAAGGTTCGAAAGTAATGGCTTTGCGTGAGTAGCTGATATCTAATCCTAAGTCTTGTTCGATATAATTGTATAAAGAATCAGCTACAATTTCTTTTGTTAAATTCGGCACAACTGCTTCCACCAAATAATCTTCATCAATGATTTTCACGCGCCCGTCGGCTTTACGATAACGTATGAGATGCCAGAGTTGATCTTCGTTACTCAGGTTCAAGGCTTCTCTCACGTTAGGCACCTCTCCAGCGGTTTCTTTTTCCAAAACTTTCACTTCGGTTTCGAGTTCGATGCCTAGTCTTTCTTGTACTTCTTTGAAGCTGGTCAGTTTTGAAAAGGGAAATTCTGTCACGCCTTGATAGATGACGATGGAGCCTTTGCCTCTGATTTTCTGAATCATGCCTTCGCTGACGAGTAAATTCAGGGCTCGGCGTACTGTTTCACGTGAAGCTTTGTAGGTGGTTACTAGGTCGTTTTCGGAGGGAAGTTGTTCTCCGTATTTGATTTCTTCATTTAAAATGCTTGTTTTTAAATCGTCGTAGATTTTAGTGAATTTCTTAGGTTTCGTTAACATTGCGCTCACTCGATTCTTTACTGTAAATTACTGTTCAATCACAATGGCACCGTAGCCTGCGATTTCTCCATTGTTGATAGTGCCGCGTTCTAGAATAACTTCGCCGTTGGTATCTAGGTCTTCTGGTACCATCACGGGTTCTTGGTTGAAGTTTGCAATCACGAGCCATGTTTTCCCGTCGTAGCTGCGTTGATAAATCATGAGATTCGGATCATCCATATATAATGGAAGGATATCGCCGTATGTCACAATATCATGTTCATGACGCAAGCGGATGAGTTCGCGATAGGTTTGCAAAACTGAATGGTCATTTTCGATTTCATCTTCTACATTGATATGTTGATAATTTTCAGGAATATCTATCCACGGTGTGCCGCTTGTAAATCCGGCATGTTCCCCAGCAGTCCACTGCATAGGGGTGCGTGAATTATCACGTGATTTCTGAGCTAGAATCTGCAATATTTCTTGCTCTGGCACGCCTTGAGCTTTCAAATGGTCATAAGCATTCAAGGATTCTACGTCTCGATATTGATGAATATCTGTAAAATGCGGATTGGTCATGCCGATTTCTTCACCTTGATAAATATAAGGTGTACCTTGCAGCATATGCAGGGCTACAGCTAACATCTTCGCGCTCTTCTGACGCATTTCTTCTGTTGAATCATCACCAAAACGAGATACGACACGAGGTTGATCATGGTTGCACCAGAAAATAGCATTCCAACCGTTGCCGTCATGAATGCCGATTTGCCATTCCATTAAAATACGTTTCAACTCAATAAAGTCAAAGTCTGCTTTTGTCCACTTTTCTCCATCTTGGTAATCTACTTTTAAATGGTGGAAATTGAAAACGCTATTCAACTCTTCGCGTTCTGGATTCGTATATTTGATACAGTTATCAATTGTAGTTGAAGACATTTCTCCGACTGTCATTAAATCTTTGCCACCGAAAGTATTGCGGTTCATTTCATGGATAAATTCATGGACGCGCGGACCGTCTGTGTAAAATTCTTTACCGATTTTATCTGAATCACGGAATTCACCTTTTGAAATCAAGTTGATGACGTCGAAGCGGAAACCGTCTACACCGAAATCTATCCAATAATTAATCATGTCATAGAGTGCTTCACGCACTTTAGGGTTGTCCCAGTTCAAATCTGCTTGCGTTACATCGAAGAGATGCAAATAGTATTCATCAGTGGCTTCGTCATATTTCCAAGCATTTCCACCGAACTTAGATTCCCAATTTGTTGGCGGCGCACCCTCTTTCGCAGATTTGCGGAAGAAATAATAATCACGATATGGATTGTCCGGAGCAGAAATGGCTTCTCTAAACCACTCATGCTCAGTGGATGTGTGATTAATCACAATATCCAGCATCACTTTCAAATGATGCTTGTGGGCTTCATCCAGCAAGTGGCGCAAATCTTCTTTCGTGCCAAAATCTTCATTGATACTTAAATAGTCGCTGATATCATAACCATTATCATTCATCGGTGATTGATAGACCGGTGTTAACCAAAGATAATCTACACCTAAATATTCAAGGTAATCCATTTTTTCAATAATTCCATTTAAATCACCTACACCGTTGCCAGTTGTATCATTAAAGGATTTTGGGTAAATTTGATAAACTACAGATTTTTTCCAATCATTCTGTTGCATAATATGACCACCTTTTCCTCTCTCTTTATAGAAAAACAGAACATCTGGAAAGTGATGTTCTGTTTTGCATTCAATCAAATCATTCGCTCATTTATCTCTATTTTAACTGATATTACTGCTTAGTCGACCATCTCTTTCGCTTTATTTTTAGCGAAGTTAGAAAAGACGACTGTTAAGATAGCTGGTACAATCACTGCAATGATGGTACAAATTCCATATACAATCCAATATTCTTTCTGAATGGAAATGATGGCTGGTACACCACCGACACCCACATTTCCTAATACTTTACTTGCGCCGATAATGCTTCCTAATACACATGAAGTCACAATCGCTGCGACGAATGGATATTTCATTGGAATGTTTACCCCGAACATAGCGGGTTCAGTCACGCCGAGCAAGCCAGAAATACCTGAAGTTAAAGCAAGTCCTTCTTCTTTGGCCATTTTACGACGTTTGTATACATACCAAGCGCCGAATGCGGCTGAACCTTGGCAGATATTTGAGATTGCCAAGATTGGCCATAAGTAAGTACCGCCTAATTTGCTTCCCATTAATTGGAAATCGACTGCTAAGAACATGTGATGTAAACCTGTAATTACAAGCGGAGCATAGAACAGTCCGTAGATTGCGCCGCCTAACCAGCCTGCACGGTTAAATAAGAAGGTTACAGCATCTGTAATACCTGTTCCAATCCACAATGCAATCGGTCCGATCACTAAGAAGGCTAAGAATCCTGTTACGAGTAAAGCAACAGGTCCGACTACTAACATCTTAATGGAATCATGGACCACTTTATTCAAGGCCTTTTCAATCTGGGCCAGCACATATGACGCTAATAATACTGGCAAGACTTGTCCTTGGTAGTTCAATTGTTTCACGTCTAAACCGAAGATATGCCAGACTGGTATTTTTGAACCTTGATTCAAATCATATTGCGAAACGAGTTGCGGATGCATCAAGACAAGTCCTAGTACTAAACCTAATACTGGATTTCCGCCGAATACACGCATACTGCTCCAACCAATTAATGCTGGCAAGAAAATGAACGCAGTAGTTGCGATGACGTTCACAATATCCGCGAAATCATGAATCTGCGGGAATTGTTCCGTTAGAGGTTTCGGTCCGAATAAATCTTTCATAGTTAAGAGGTTGTATATCCCCATTAATAGACCGGCCGTTACGATGGCTGGTAAGATTGGAATGAAAATATCACCCAGCAATTTAACGAGACGTTGCAGTGGATTCCCTTTCTTAGCTGCCGCTGCTTTGACTTCATCTTTCGAAGCCCCTTCTTTGCCGATATTATCCATAAATTTCTT
Coding sequences:
- the recR gene encoding recombination mediator RecR, yielding MHYPEPISKLIDSFMKLPGIGPKTAQRLAFHVLDMQEDDVVQFAKALVDVKRELTYCSVCGHITEEDPCYICQDKQRDRSVICVVEDDKDVIAMEKMREYKGLYHVLHGAISPMDGIGPEDINIPSLIERLKDDEVKELILAMNPNLEGESTAMYISRLVKPIGIKVTRLAQGLSVGGDLEYADEVTLSRAIEGRTEM
- a CDS encoding YbaB/EbfC family nucleoid-associated protein, which translates into the protein MRGGGNMQQMMKQMQKMQKKMAEEQEKLKDEKVEGSAGGGMVKVVVTGHKEVVDVVIDEEAVDPDDVEMLQDLVLAATNEAMNKADELTSERLGKHTKGLNIPGM
- the dnaX gene encoding DNA polymerase III subunit gamma/tau, with amino-acid sequence MNYQALYRMYRPQSFDDVVGQEHVTKTLRNAIAKGKQSHAYIFSGPRGTGKTSIAKVFAKAINCPNSVDGEPCNECDICKSITQGSNSDVIEIDAASNNGVDEIRNIRDKVKYAPSQSKYKVYIIDEVHMLTTGAFNALLKTLEEPPAHAIFILATTEPHKIPPTIISRAQRFDFKAIGLEQIIERLRYVAESQHIEYDEEAIAFIAKASEGGMRDALSIMDQAIAFGDEHLTLQDALNVTGSVDEASLNALLNDVANGQVKDAFARYHQFIAEGKEVNRLINDLIYFVRDTIMNKTAQRETEYDALMAFDLDTLYKMIDLINDTLVSVRFSVNQNVHFEVLLVKMAELIKEGNAPLANTDMHSANAHQASAEPQPVQQNNDVNSALLQRLEHLEQELNALKQHGVTTTNTPPKQKSNSRGRRRSKNSYSMTQIAKVLDNANKEDIKLLKDHWQEVIDHAKNHNQKALVSLLQNSIPVAASEKSVLVQFEAEIHCEIVNDDDEKRGSLEEVVRNIINKNVSVVGVPADQWLQVRSEYIKNRKRGGSNQTGEDANEPEQSKEVDIVQKAKDMFGEETVHLTDED
- a CDS encoding GNAT family N-acetyltransferase; translation: MQILLGTVTENDYAIIAHLKDKKDSEGLFEGEYYEDSLRRLRRIPTYNPDFEMIARTDEDEIVGHILLMEEMIVNGEDLQHPLMIKSLSVKEDFREYGIGKALVEAAESRAKEAGYNEIIVEGEPEYFQSLGFDPLSECAVEVPDNEDINQFSIILLWESLDTCPQGKLILENI
- a CDS encoding MFS transporter, which gives rise to MYRNLWTKDFIFITIINFLMYIIHYALIVTVTAFTINTFHANETMGGLAAGIFIIGMLFGRLFTGKYIDRLNLKKTLFFGLIFSFVAIGLYFLIHSLLVLMIVRLIHGIAFGMSSTTTGTYSSTIVPDDRKGEGIGYYALSTTVASAIGPFLGILINQKLNFQSNFIVCLICIVLAAILALFISNIRQPSVKKEEQREAQPKGLAQFFQKQAVPISIVIVFVGIAYSSVLAFLDSYAAHIGLAAAASFFFVVYALSTFIVRPITGKVFDNYGANKVVYPTLVIFVIGLALLAVAHTSWVLLISAIFIGIGYGTLIPSFQTIALQASPPEKIGLATSTFYIFADLGAGAGPTILGIVIGSFGYRNLYFAMAVLLILVIGLYYLLHGRKQRKMEY
- a CDS encoding LysR family transcriptional regulator, with product MNFIQLHHVKTIHETGSITKAAHLLHITQSALSQSISNLETELDIQLFKRQKSGTTLTEQGRQIFPIMMDLIDQETLLYDKIQSLNAEMEGSLSIATIPSLFMTIVPGVLSVFKKDNPNIEVHIVEAENDEIKQLVAAGEADIGLYSILNEDDLEVAETQYTPLFSSAFTAIVPKDSKLAYLKKLSLEDIKSFPFILYDRTFYKKNIQKFEAANGPINLLFSTDNVGVLFNSVAEGLGISILSDLMVQNTPFYQRNMITTVPIGAPFNQMIEFGVLHLQHSDKDKLIAEFKNYLAEAADRLI
- a CDS encoding SdpI family protein, whose amino-acid sequence is MKEVEVGTKKFEHFGLAMIILTVATWIIFMPFLPWTIPLHYNNQNQLDLYLNKVTAPIVIILIMIVSYSVIKRNAKRDKYHKKFGNVSFDTAFWNPMVQSFMYLLSILMIFHALGYNIMNHFIGILILSFLLILWGNYLQIVPVNAENMGIRNQWTKASEAVWKRTHRFTSRLFIVVGFLLLILALFRAINNITALLIFALVGGAIPFAYSKYAYQKIEQTKP
- a CDS encoding autorepressor SdpR family transcription factor; amino-acid sequence: MRDIFKALSDSTRRSILEMLKEQKLTASEIAEHFDMSQASVSQHLKILRLNDLIYSERKGKYLYYHLNLSVFEEVIKWIIQFKQD
- the treR gene encoding trehalose operon repressor, with translation MLTKPKKFTKIYDDLKTSILNEEIKYGEQLPSENDLVTTYKASRETVRRALNLLVSEGMIQKIRGKGSIVIYQGVTEFPFSKLTSFKEVQERLGIELETEVKVLEKETAGEVPNVREALNLSNEDQLWHLIRYRKADGRVKIIDEDYLVEAVVPNLTKEIVADSLYNYIEQDLGLDISYSRKAITFEPFSEQEYEAFGEINPPYTATVRGVVHLKDMTKFQYNVAKHIATDFRFVDFSRR
- the treC gene encoding alpha,alpha-phosphotrehalase; translated protein: MQQNDWKKSVVYQIYPKSFNDTTGNGVGDLNGIIEKMDYLEYLGVDYLWLTPVYQSPMNDNGYDISDYLSINEDFGTKEDLRHLLDEAHKHHLKVMLDIVINHTSTEHEWFREAISAPDNPYRDYYFFRKSAKEGAPPTNWESKFGGNAWKYDEATDEYYLHLFDVTQADLNWDNPKVREALYDMINYWIDFGVDGFRFDVINLISKGEFRDSDKIGKEFYTDGPRVHEFIHEMNRNTFGGKDLMTVGEMSSTTIDNCIKYTNPEREELNSVFNFHHLKVDYQDGEKWTKADFDFIELKRILMEWQIGIHDGNGWNAIFWCNHDQPRVVSRFGDDSTEEMRQKSAKMLAVALHMLQGTPYIYQGEEIGMTNPHFTDIHQYRDVESLNAYDHLKAQGVPEQEILQILAQKSRDNSRTPMQWTAGEHAGFTSGTPWIDIPENYQHINVEDEIENDHSVLQTYRELIRLRHEHDIVTYGDILPLYMDDPNLMIYQRSYDGKTWLVIANFNQEPVMVPEDLDTNGEVILERGTINNGEIAGYGAIVIEQ
- the treP gene encoding PTS system trehalose-specific EIIBC component, whose protein sequence is MAVKDKDVKQIVEAIGGAENVETATHCVTRLRLVLKDDDKVDKDKLSDNPLVKGQFKADNQYQIVIGPGTVDEVYKKFMDNIGKEGASKDEVKAAAAKKGNPLQRLVKLLGDIFIPILPAIVTAGLLMGIYNLLTMKDLFGPKPLTEQFPQIHDFADIVNVIATTAFIFLPALIGWSSMRVFGGNPVLGLVLGLVLMHPQLVSQYDLNQGSKIPVWHIFGLDVKQLNYQGQVLPVLLASYVLAQIEKALNKVVHDSIKMLVVGPVALLVTGFLAFLVIGPIALWIGTGITDAVTFLFNRAGWLGGAIYGLFYAPLVITGLHHMFLAVDFQLMGSKLGGTYLWPILAISNICQGSAAFGAWYVYKRRKMAKEEGLALTSGISGLLGVTEPAMFGVNIPMKYPFVAAIVTSCVLGSIIGASKVLGNVGVGGVPAIISIQKEYWIVYGICTIIAVIVPAILTVVFSNFAKNKAKEMVD